The Desulfuromonadales bacterium genomic interval CTGCTGGAGAGCACCGTCCTCTATCCGGGCATCAGGACGTTTCTCGACGAGCGGAAAAACTCCGGGCTGAAGATGGCGGTGGTCACCAACAAGCCGCACCGCCTCACGCGCCTGCTGCTGGAAGGGCTGGCGCTGAGCGGGTATTTTCCGGTCGTCATCGGCGGCGACAGTCTGCCGCAGAAAAAACCCGACCCGCGTCCCGTCTGGCGTGCGCTGGAAGAACTGGCGGCCGCGCCGCAATCCACCATCCTGATCGGCGACCACCACACGGACCTGGCCGCCGGCCGCGCCGCCGGTATCCGCACCTGCTTCTGCGCCTGGGGCATCGGCGAGGATGGGGGCCTGCCGCACGATTTCCGGGCCGCGACACCGTATGATCTCCCGACGCTCTTTCCGGTGCAGGCCGCGTGACCTCCTCCCGGCCGCTGACTCAGAAGGAAATCGCCCTCTTCTTCTTCCCGCTGCTGCTCAACGTGCAGATGATGAGCGTCTCCCACTCGATCATCAACGCCGGGCTGGCCCGCCAGAGCGACTTCGTCGTCGCCCTGGCCGCCTTTTCGGTGGCCATGGTGCTGCACCTC includes:
- a CDS encoding HAD-IA family hydrolase, with amino-acid sequence MCFDTFLFDLDGTLVDSVADLATAVNLLRAELSLPPLDIPTVRGYVGDGATFLVKRSLPEGLFSEERLQRFLVHYGEHLLESTVLYPGIRTFLDERKNSGLKMAVVTNKPHRLTRLLLEGLALSGYFPVVIGGDSLPQKKPDPRPVWRALEELAAAPQSTILIGDHHTDLAAGRAAGIRTCFCAWGIGEDGGLPHDFRAATPYDLPTLFPVQAA